The Chryseolinea soli genome contains a region encoding:
- a CDS encoding polysaccharide biosynthesis/export family protein — protein MFKVPEGTVLKQQTEAAEKNYVIQINDQLQLEVYTSNGERLIDPDRKLSPDSPDQKSTKESEPTYLVDVNGVSKFPMVGSTKVVGLTIGQAEEILQQAYAVYYQQPFVKLRYTNKRVVVLGAPGGQVIPLANENMHLVEVLALAKGVGNDAKAHNIRVLRGKEVFVTDLSTFDGYLKNNIAMEPGDVVYVEPIRRPVSEAFRDYGPIVSVLTSLTTLLVVILSL, from the coding sequence ATGTTCAAAGTACCCGAGGGGACCGTATTGAAACAGCAGACCGAAGCTGCCGAAAAGAACTATGTCATCCAGATCAATGACCAATTGCAACTGGAGGTTTACACCAGCAACGGCGAACGCCTAATCGATCCCGACCGCAAGCTGTCGCCGGACAGCCCGGATCAGAAAAGCACAAAAGAATCTGAACCAACCTACCTGGTAGACGTGAATGGCGTCAGCAAATTTCCCATGGTCGGCAGCACCAAAGTGGTAGGGCTCACCATCGGCCAGGCGGAAGAAATATTACAGCAGGCCTACGCCGTCTATTATCAGCAACCCTTTGTGAAGCTGAGATACACCAACAAGCGCGTAGTGGTGCTGGGCGCTCCCGGTGGGCAGGTCATTCCCCTGGCGAATGAGAACATGCACCTGGTAGAGGTACTGGCCCTGGCCAAAGGTGTAGGCAATGATGCCAAGGCGCATAATATCCGGGTGTTGCGCGGCAAAGAAGTGTTTGTTACCGACCTCAGCACCTTCGACGGATATCTGAAGAACAACATTGCCATGGAGCCGGGTGATGTGGTGTATGTAGAACCTATTCGCAGGCCGGTCTCGGAGGCCTTTCGCGACTATGGACCGATCGTCAGTGTCCTTACCAGCCTCACCACCCTGCTGGTCGTTATCCTGAGCCTTTAA
- the hflX gene encoding GTPase HflX: protein MTVKEKTAVMVALGGAQDQEVTQEHLDELAFLAETAGVKTIKQFVQNLPHPDSRTFVGKGKLAEIKEFVTVKKVNNIIFDEDLTPSQLRNLEKEFNTSDADEPKVRIYDRSLLILDIFLFRAQTAQARTQVELARNQYLLPRLTRMWTHLERQRGGTGTRGGAGEREIETDRRNIRNQISILKDKLEKIEKQKITQRKSRGNVVRVALVGYTNVGKSTLMNLLSGSGVLAENKLFATVDATVRKVTFGNVPFLLSDTVGFIRKLPHHLIESFKSTLDEVREADLLLHVVDFAHPFHDNQIEVVSKTLQEIGAANITTILVLNKIDLYKKQHPEVDLEERKGYYREMGYEHVIFVSATKNENITGLKRMMFEEIKQKHVQIFPNFFKRRL, encoded by the coding sequence ATGACAGTTAAGGAAAAAACAGCTGTAATGGTAGCCCTGGGAGGGGCACAGGATCAGGAGGTTACGCAGGAACACCTGGATGAGCTCGCCTTCCTGGCCGAAACGGCTGGCGTGAAGACCATTAAACAATTTGTGCAAAATCTTCCCCACCCCGATTCCCGGACGTTTGTGGGCAAAGGCAAGCTGGCGGAGATCAAGGAATTTGTGACCGTAAAAAAGGTAAACAATATCATTTTTGACGAGGATCTCACGCCCTCGCAGCTACGCAACCTGGAAAAGGAATTCAATACCAGCGACGCCGACGAACCCAAAGTACGGATCTACGACCGCAGCCTTCTTATTCTCGATATTTTCCTGTTTCGTGCGCAAACCGCGCAGGCGCGCACCCAGGTGGAATTGGCCCGAAACCAATATTTATTGCCCCGCCTAACCCGGATGTGGACCCACTTGGAACGGCAACGCGGGGGAACGGGAACCCGGGGGGGTGCCGGTGAGCGCGAAATCGAGACCGACCGCCGGAACATCCGGAACCAAATCAGCATCCTGAAAGACAAGCTGGAGAAGATCGAAAAGCAAAAGATCACCCAACGCAAATCGCGCGGCAACGTCGTGCGGGTGGCGCTGGTGGGCTATACCAACGTAGGCAAATCCACCCTGATGAATCTGCTGTCGGGCTCCGGGGTGCTGGCCGAAAACAAATTGTTTGCGACCGTCGATGCCACCGTGCGCAAAGTAACGTTTGGCAACGTACCCTTCCTGCTTTCCGATACGGTAGGATTCATCCGCAAGCTGCCCCACCACCTGATTGAATCATTCAAATCCACGCTGGATGAAGTGCGCGAGGCCGACTTGTTGCTCCACGTCGTGGACTTCGCACATCCTTTTCACGACAACCAGATCGAAGTAGTATCTAAGACATTGCAGGAGATCGGGGCGGCGAACATCACCACGATCCTGGTGTTGAACAAGATCGATCTGTATAAAAAACAACATCCCGAAGTAGATCTCGAAGAACGGAAAGGCTACTATCGCGAGATGGGGTATGAGCACGTCATTTTTGTGTCGGCCACAAAAAACGAAAACATCACGGGGTTGAAACGCATGATGTTTGAAGAGATCAAGCAGAAGCACGTCCAGATCTTTCCCAACTTTTTCAAAAGACGGCTATGA
- a CDS encoding glycosyltransferase family 4 protein produces the protein MRVAIVLNTSWNIFNFRMNFVRALQMQGHEVHTIAPVDEFTHLLTEAGCIHHPVKMDSRGANPIKDSALIAELFFIYRKVKPDIILHYTIKPNVYGTLAASMLGIPVINNVCGLGTVFLKDNIVSAIAMLLYKISFRFAGKVFFQNPDDLKLFLDKKLVPAKAVDILPGSGIDLKRFQPTPFKRNEKFTFLLISRLITDKGVIEYIDAVRKLKGKGIDAHFQVLGAKDPLHKRGIQLDVIQEWIDSGTIEYLGTTNDVRDFINNADCVVLPSYREGTPRTLLEAASSSKPIIATDVPGCNHVVKDDFNGFLCRLKDADDLAEKMKRMAGLADEKLKAFGKNGRAKMEAEYDESLVINKYLAALSDFRQAS, from the coding sequence ATGAGAGTCGCGATCGTATTAAACACATCCTGGAATATCTTTAATTTCAGGATGAATTTTGTGCGCGCCCTGCAGATGCAAGGCCACGAAGTACACACCATAGCCCCGGTGGATGAATTCACGCACCTGCTTACCGAAGCCGGTTGCATTCATCACCCGGTAAAAATGGATAGCCGGGGTGCCAACCCCATAAAGGATTCGGCCTTGATCGCCGAGCTCTTCTTCATCTATCGCAAGGTTAAGCCGGATATTATTCTCCACTACACCATCAAACCCAACGTTTACGGCACCCTGGCGGCCAGTATGCTTGGAATTCCCGTCATCAATAACGTTTGCGGTCTGGGCACGGTCTTCCTGAAAGATAACATCGTGTCGGCCATCGCCATGTTGCTCTACAAGATCAGTTTCCGGTTCGCCGGCAAGGTGTTCTTCCAAAACCCTGACGATCTGAAGCTCTTCCTCGACAAAAAACTCGTGCCTGCCAAAGCCGTCGACATCCTGCCCGGTTCGGGCATCGACCTGAAACGCTTCCAACCCACGCCGTTCAAACGAAATGAAAAATTCACGTTCCTGCTCATCTCCCGCCTGATCACCGACAAAGGTGTGATCGAGTATATCGACGCGGTCCGGAAATTGAAGGGCAAGGGCATCGATGCACATTTCCAGGTGCTGGGCGCGAAAGACCCCTTGCATAAGCGCGGCATTCAACTGGATGTTATCCAGGAATGGATCGACAGCGGCACCATAGAATACCTGGGCACTACCAATGATGTACGCGATTTTATAAACAATGCCGACTGCGTCGTGCTGCCCTCCTATCGCGAAGGCACGCCCCGCACGCTGCTGGAAGCCGCGAGCTCATCCAAACCCATCATCGCCACCGACGTGCCGGGATGTAATCACGTGGTCAAAGACGACTTCAACGGATTCCTCTGCCGCCTGAAAGATGCCGACGATCTGGCCGAAAAAATGAAGCGCATGGCCGGTCTGGCCGATGAGAAACTGAAGGCCTTCGGCAAGAATGGACGGGCAAAGATGGAGGCAGAATATGATGAATCTCTTGTCATAAACAAGTATCTTGCGGCCTTGTCGGATTTTCGGCAAGCATCCTAA
- the rfbC gene encoding dTDP-4-dehydrorhamnose 3,5-epimerase: MEVKATGIEGLVEIIPTLYKDDRGWFYEFYKEDTFSKHNLNYRFVQENTSFSKKGVIRGLHMQRAPYAQAKLVTVLSGKVLDVVVDLRSGSKTFGQVYYYILDGERRNMLMVPEGFVHGFAALEDSVFFYKCSNLYDKASEIGVRWNDPELNIDWRVQDPIISEKDMVLPTMDELLGNSVISR, from the coding sequence ATGGAAGTCAAAGCAACCGGGATAGAAGGTCTGGTGGAAATTATTCCTACCCTCTACAAAGACGATCGAGGCTGGTTTTACGAGTTCTACAAAGAAGATACCTTCAGCAAGCACAACCTCAACTATCGGTTTGTCCAGGAAAACACCTCCTTTTCAAAAAAAGGCGTCATCCGCGGATTGCATATGCAACGGGCGCCATACGCCCAGGCCAAGCTGGTGACCGTGCTCTCCGGAAAAGTGCTCGACGTGGTGGTGGACCTGCGCTCCGGTTCGAAGACCTTCGGACAAGTGTATTACTATATCCTGGACGGAGAGCGCCGTAACATGCTGATGGTGCCCGAGGGATTTGTCCACGGGTTTGCCGCCCTGGAAGACTCCGTCTTCTTCTACAAATGCTCCAACCTCTACGATAAAGCCTCCGAGATCGGCGTTCGCTGGAACGATCCTGAATTGAACATTGACTGGCGCGTACAAGATCCCATCATCTCCGAGAAGGACATGGTATTGCCCACGATGGACGAATTGTTAGGAAATTCCGTAATTTCACGGTAA
- a CDS encoding CHAT domain-containing protein: MKLARLLLLVVMCVTAAEPLFSQNKKFDKSLKKVDASYASGSFAKASSGLEKLKKSVVAKMGQQNAYMPGLLLREARINLASGMLTDFDKTLADALANSQTMYGDNSATYAGNLIDVAEIYNEYGNFRVSREYLEKAKELLTKTNQYSDALKGRVALAEAEAMTGQGFCNDAVATLRSVESYFAGRAVEKETKVDGATIKTVRVPDEELLFRYTSYARLLTLTANAYAKKGNLLSADSAFKAAQVWIRKNQRFMGETSLYLVQNNFLYARMLVDNGNEHRENDLEFDNLLNDLKRRANPTYTLGHDIYLAYLHQMLEEENRARYLNVKLEYEKMIDKYFPKTSLVRINLKAVEFDSKFQRDKTKDLETDAIALIKSKSLPKNYRTTERTLNFLYEVALREKRYTNAESYLTQISEIQKELYGETSPEYHLSLIRLAGFYLDYTNKIDEASKIYEESYAKIVSKEIGPWHKDNLNILNHLATLYEYADKYALASATLDKASDVARSKFDDKDPDYGVELDRIAGLQIKLGQYEKAEGNLAKALTILEEYRKDDARIGDYVHVIETQAKLFGIKGLFDEAEDNLERSRRLIEKAKVAVGSELSTAEELTALFIQLGRYSEADRLLNTQIPEYELLYGNTSLRLIEPLVNKGRLALAKGDYTEAERIALRANQLATKSYGEISTKTAPTQKLLSDIYYTLGDYDKAEKNVIKAVASQEKQFGRNHVEVAKSLSQLALIKFYKGDKPKEVEKLMLESRDIMAAKLGKDNPQYAEILKNVAVLYISEKKFDLAFNSLTVAEGIWRTKTGTKNNINAAGIYTLTGDVYYQLKNYKKAEEFYNQSKNLYEKFFSITHPEYVKVMSKLSKVAYMQKDYKRSKRLIEESLTNYESFIKQYFPALSEREKAKYWNTIKGDFEFYNTLALSNLDDFKDLSGKVYNYQLLTKALLLSSSIKIRERILNSTDDQLKMQYSTWVQKKELLTLALSMSATQLVENGIDPAALQQEVERLEKDLSQRSELFGQSFENKRVTYDDVKKALKPNEAAIEMVRYRYFNHDFTDSVIYAALYLKPDFSRPKAILIKDGKKLETRYFKFYRNAITGKVPDEVSYGVFWKPIQDEVGQSATIYLSADGIYNQINLEAIPTPDGKYVIDNANIVLVSNTKDLYIRKIKSKQSPSENTASMFGNPTFYAAATGDQSISSLPGTEKEVTQLQFILKQKGWITAEYVEQTASEENVKEMNSPKIFHIATHGFYRPTVQATLEDELQGSEAALNQNPLMRTGLLLRGAGDLMEKTEYNYNMENGILTAYEAMSLNLDKTDLVVLSACETGLGDLEAGEGVYGLQRAFLVAGAKVLIMSMFKVDDDATQKLMLKFYQKWLNSANLRQSFIDAKKEIRVEYPEPIYWGAFMMIGLD, translated from the coding sequence CGCGAAGCCCGCATCAACCTGGCTTCGGGCATGCTCACCGACTTTGACAAAACGCTGGCGGATGCCCTGGCCAACAGCCAGACCATGTATGGCGACAACAGCGCAACCTATGCCGGCAACCTCATCGACGTGGCCGAGATCTACAACGAATACGGCAACTTTCGGGTAAGCCGCGAATACCTGGAAAAAGCTAAGGAACTGCTCACAAAGACCAATCAGTATTCGGATGCGCTAAAAGGACGCGTGGCATTGGCCGAAGCCGAAGCCATGACAGGCCAGGGCTTTTGCAACGACGCGGTGGCTACACTGCGCAGCGTGGAGAGCTATTTCGCAGGTCGCGCGGTAGAGAAAGAGACCAAGGTGGATGGCGCAACCATCAAAACCGTGCGGGTACCCGACGAAGAATTATTGTTCCGCTACACCAGCTATGCACGCCTGCTCACCCTGACCGCCAACGCCTACGCCAAAAAAGGAAACCTCCTTTCGGCCGACTCCGCTTTTAAAGCAGCGCAAGTGTGGATCCGAAAAAACCAACGCTTCATGGGCGAGACCAGCCTGTATTTGGTGCAAAACAATTTCCTCTACGCCCGCATGCTGGTGGACAACGGCAACGAGCATCGCGAGAATGACCTCGAATTCGACAACCTGTTGAACGATCTGAAACGCCGCGCCAATCCCACCTACACCCTGGGCCACGACATTTATCTCGCCTATCTCCACCAAATGCTGGAAGAAGAAAATCGCGCCCGCTACCTGAACGTGAAGCTCGAGTACGAGAAGATGATCGACAAGTATTTTCCGAAAACAAGCCTCGTGCGCATCAACCTGAAAGCGGTAGAGTTTGATTCAAAATTTCAGCGCGACAAAACCAAAGACCTGGAAACAGACGCCATCGCCCTCATCAAATCGAAATCGCTTCCCAAAAATTATCGCACCACCGAACGCACGTTGAATTTTTTGTATGAAGTGGCGCTGCGCGAGAAACGCTACACCAACGCCGAGAGCTACCTCACACAGATCTCAGAAATTCAGAAAGAACTTTATGGCGAAACGTCGCCGGAATATCATCTCTCCCTGATCCGGCTGGCCGGTTTCTATCTCGACTATACCAACAAGATCGACGAAGCCTCCAAGATCTATGAAGAAAGCTATGCCAAGATCGTCTCGAAGGAAATCGGCCCCTGGCACAAAGACAACCTCAACATCCTGAACCACCTGGCAACGTTGTATGAATACGCCGACAAGTACGCACTCGCCAGCGCCACGCTCGACAAGGCTTCGGACGTAGCGCGCTCCAAGTTCGACGACAAAGATCCTGACTACGGCGTGGAACTCGACCGTATCGCCGGATTGCAGATCAAACTCGGACAGTACGAAAAAGCCGAAGGGAACCTGGCAAAAGCACTGACCATCCTGGAAGAATATCGCAAAGACGACGCGCGCATCGGCGACTATGTGCACGTGATCGAAACGCAAGCCAAGCTCTTCGGGATCAAAGGCCTCTTCGACGAAGCCGAAGATAACCTGGAGCGGTCGCGACGACTCATCGAGAAAGCGAAAGTGGCCGTGGGTAGCGAGCTGAGCACTGCGGAAGAGTTGACGGCACTGTTCATCCAACTGGGACGCTATTCGGAAGCCGACCGTTTGCTGAACACGCAAATCCCCGAATACGAACTGCTTTATGGTAACACCTCCTTGCGCCTCATCGAGCCCCTGGTGAACAAAGGACGCCTCGCCCTGGCCAAAGGCGACTACACCGAGGCCGAACGCATTGCCCTGCGCGCCAACCAACTCGCCACGAAATCCTATGGCGAGATCTCGACCAAGACCGCCCCGACACAAAAATTGCTCAGTGACATTTATTATACGCTGGGCGACTACGACAAAGCCGAAAAGAATGTGATCAAGGCCGTCGCCAGCCAGGAAAAACAATTTGGAAGAAATCACGTGGAGGTGGCCAAATCGCTCTCGCAACTGGCCCTCATCAAGTTCTACAAAGGCGACAAGCCGAAGGAAGTTGAAAAGCTCATGCTGGAGTCGCGCGACATCATGGCGGCCAAGCTGGGCAAGGACAACCCCCAGTATGCCGAGATCCTGAAGAACGTTGCCGTCCTCTACATCTCCGAAAAGAAATTCGATCTCGCCTTCAACTCGCTCACGGTGGCCGAAGGCATTTGGCGCACAAAGACGGGCACCAAGAACAACATCAACGCCGCCGGGATCTATACGCTGACCGGCGATGTTTACTATCAATTGAAGAACTATAAGAAGGCGGAAGAATTCTACAACCAATCGAAAAACCTGTACGAGAAATTCTTCAGCATTACCCACCCCGAGTATGTGAAGGTGATGTCGAAATTGAGCAAGGTGGCCTACATGCAGAAGGATTACAAGCGCTCAAAACGCCTCATCGAAGAATCGCTCACCAACTACGAAAGCTTTATCAAACAATACTTCCCCGCCCTGAGTGAACGCGAAAAGGCAAAGTACTGGAACACCATCAAAGGCGACTTCGAATTCTACAACACGCTTGCGCTGAGCAACCTCGACGACTTCAAAGACCTGTCGGGGAAAGTATACAACTATCAATTGCTCACGAAGGCCCTACTGCTCAGTTCGTCTATCAAAATACGCGAACGCATCCTCAACAGCACCGACGACCAGTTGAAGATGCAATACAGCACGTGGGTACAAAAGAAGGAACTCCTCACCCTGGCATTGTCCATGAGCGCCACGCAACTGGTAGAGAACGGCATCGACCCCGCGGCGCTGCAACAGGAAGTGGAGCGGCTGGAGAAAGACCTCAGCCAGCGTTCGGAGTTGTTCGGCCAGAGTTTTGAGAACAAGCGCGTCACCTACGATGATGTGAAGAAAGCGCTGAAGCCCAATGAAGCGGCCATCGAAATGGTGCGCTACCGTTATTTTAATCACGACTTCACCGACTCGGTTATTTATGCGGCGTTATACCTGAAACCCGACTTCTCCCGACCTAAGGCCATCCTGATCAAAGACGGCAAAAAGCTGGAGACGCGCTATTTCAAATTCTATCGCAACGCCATCACCGGCAAAGTGCCCGACGAAGTTTCGTATGGCGTGTTCTGGAAACCCATTCAGGATGAGGTCGGCCAATCGGCCACCATCTATCTTTCTGCCGATGGCATCTACAACCAGATCAACCTCGAAGCCATTCCCACACCCGATGGCAAATACGTGATCGACAACGCCAACATCGTGCTGGTGAGCAACACGAAAGATCTTTACATCCGGAAGATAAAATCAAAACAAAGCCCCTCCGAAAACACCGCCTCCATGTTTGGCAACCCCACCTTCTACGCAGCAGCCACGGGCGACCAATCCATTTCATCGCTACCCGGCACGGAAAAAGAAGTGACGCAGTTGCAATTCATCCTGAAACAAAAAGGCTGGATCACCGCCGAATATGTGGAACAAACCGCGTCGGAAGAAAATGTAAAGGAGATGAACAGCCCCAAGATCTTTCACATTGCCACACACGGATTTTACCGTCCTACCGTGCAGGCAACATTGGAGGATGAACTACAAGGCAGCGAAGCCGCCCTAAATCAAAACCCGCTGATGCGCACCGGCCTCTTGCTGCGCGGTGCCGGCGACTTGATGGAGAAGACAGAATACAACTACAACATGGAAAACGGCATCCTCACCGCCTATGAAGCCATGAGCCTGAACCTCGACAAGACCGACCTGGTGGTGCTGAGCGCCTGCGAAACCGGTTTAGGTGATCTCGAGGCGGGCGAAGGTGTATATGGCCTGCAACGCGCTTTCCTCGTGGCCGGCGCCAAGGTACTTATCATGAGCATGTTCAAAGTAGACGATGACGCCACCCAAAAGCTGATGCTAAAGTTCTACCAAAAATGGCTCAACTCCGCCAACCTCCGTCAAAGCTTTATTGATGCAAAAAAAGAGATCCGGGTCGAGTATCCCGAGCCTATCTATTGGGGTGCCTTCATGATGATCGGGCTGGATTGA